The Candidatus Zixiibacteriota bacterium genome contains the following window.
AGTCTAAGCCCGCTCCCGTAGAGAATCTCAAGGATCGCGCGATCACGAAACTTCTCTTTTGAAAGGGTTTCGACCGACGCGATAATTGATTCAATCTCCTTGACAGAAAGATAATCGGGGTGATAACGGGATATCTTGGGCGCAGAGTATGCAACGCTTGGATTTGTCGAAACGATTCCAAGCGACTGAAGCCTCTCAAAGAAGAGCGAAAGGGAGGAAATCTTTCTTGCCAGGGTCGATGGTTTTTGTCCCTTTTTGCTCAAGCCGCTGAAATAATCATTTACGTTCCTGGGCGTGATATCTTTGGGTGCTTTTATTAATGCGCCGGAAAAGAATGAAAAAAGGTCGCTTCGATAGGAGTCAACTGTGTTCTTAGACAACCCCCGCTCAAGGCGAAGATGGTGTAGGAAATCCTCCACATACATCTCGGCTGACCCGCCAGTTGCGGTTTTCATCGATACCCCTTCTTTCATACCCCATGCGCCATTGCCATCACGCCCACAACAAAATGTCCATTCTGCTCAAGGATTTTTTTTGCCTCTTTGACAGTTTCACCGCTGGTGATGACATCATCGACCAGAATAATTCTCAACCCGGACTGGTTGTCATCCGCTGGTTCCGCATATTCAAACACGTTTTTAATATTTTCGATGCGATCCTCAAAGCGAAGTTTCGCCTGTTCCTTCTTTTTTACATTTCGAAACAGTAAGTCCGTATTCACAGACATGGAGCACTGACCGTTTATCGCTTGCGCAAAGAGTTCGGCTTGGTTATAACCTCTATGGTATTCCCTGCCTGAATAGAGCGGAATGGGGACAAGAGTATCGGCTGTTAACGGCTCGATAAGGTCAGCGAACTGGGCATGAAGTCTCCCGGCTATTGAGTTGACAGGTGTCGTCACACCATGAAATTTCAACTGACGAATTATTTCTTTGAGGGGACCGGAATAGTCGCCATAGGCAAACAGCGGAGTCATCACTTCTTTGCAATGCGGACATTTCTTTTCAATATCGGCCTGTGTGAGGCAGGCCAAACAAAACGGCTTTGAAAATGTTTGGATTTGTTTATTGCAGAGTTCACAGAGACCGCTTCTGTTTTCGCAATAGCTACCGCAACCAGCGCACAAGGCAGGGAAAATAAAGTCTATTAAATCCGCAATGAGTCCAGCAGAGAAGAGTTTGTGTGCCATCATTACCTCGTACTATAATAAGTCAAACAAACACAAACGGCACTATCAAACTCTCGATTGATAAAACTATGGTTTCGTCTCCTGAAGTAAATTTCTTACCGACTGGGCGGCCGGTCCATTGGGGTCGAGATTTAAATACTCCTGCCAATGCGCTCTCGCAGAATCCATAGCGTTCTTCGCCTGAAAAACAATCCCTAAATTAAAATGGGCCACCATGTGGCTCGGATTGATTACAAGAACTCTGCGAAACTCATCGATAGCCCTGTCGGGAAGGCCCATACCATTCAGGCATGTAGCATAATCAGTCCGAAGATCCAAAGAACTGCTGTCGATGGCTAGCGCCCGGGCATAAACCTCGGCGGCCATCGGATAATTAGCAGAGTCCATAAAACTGTGCCCCAGACTTACCAGAGAACCGAAATCCTGCGGCAGTTGGCTCAACAAGGAGGAATTCATACCCGGACGGGAATCCGTCTGGCCGTGAGTTGTCGGCGATGCGGGAATTTGCCGCTCAAAAAACAACAAATATGCTATAATAGCCACCAAGAGTATGACGGCGACGACCAACAAATCCGGGATATTCCCAAATGCGTTCTTGTTCTTCGTGATTTTGATGTCGTCAGGCAAACTCGATCCTTGCTTTCTTCATCCGAATTTTCTCTTTCAATCGCAATATAGTAATCTTTTGCCAATGGGCAAACTATTCAGAGTTAAAAATCTACATGACTCGACGTCAATACTTCTCTATATTGCTCCCAGTTAAAGAGAATATTCACAATGAAAGGGTTCTTGATGCTCAAAGCATATTTTTACATCATCGGGCTTTCACTGGCTTTGGCCGCAGACACAAGAAGCTCCGGCTATACTATCTCAACCGACTCCATATTTAAACATATTAGTATCCTTGCCTCGGATTCAATGGAAGGACGCGAGGTCGGCGAGCCGGGTGAATTAAAAGCCGCCCAGTATATTGCGTCGATATTCATGGCCTCAGGCCTGACACCCAAAGGTGACAATAACAGTTGGTTCCAGTATTTCGAATTCACCAAAGGTACCGAGTATGGTCAAGGAAACACGCTACTTATCAACGGCAAATTGCTTCGCCTCCATGAGGAATATGTGCCATTGCTTCAATCATCGAGCGGCGTCTTTGTTCTCAACGAGGTTATGGATCTCGGCTACGGCATCAATAGTGGCGATGGCCAGTACAACGACTACGACGGCAAATCTGTCGAAGGCAAACCTGTGCTTATCCGTCGCTATGCTCCATCGGCAGATTCTTTCCCGCATGTTGATTTCGACAAATTCAGTTCTTTGACCGACAAAATCGCGACGGCAATCGACAATAAAGTGAGCGCAATCTTTTTTGTTACCCCGTTGAATCAGGATGACACCATCCCGTCGATGGCAGCCACACGTATTGCGGTGAAAGAAATCCCGATAATTTGGCTTAAACGCGCGGGGCTTAAAAAACTCGGATTGGACTTGCAAAAGCCCAAAATTACCCGTGTGTCGGGAAACACTGATCTTGTAAGGGTCAAAGACACTGGAATGAATGTCATTGGATTTATTCAAGGCAAAAGTGACAGCACAGTCATCGTAGGCGGTCACTACGACCATCTCGGCTGGGGTAACGCGGCTTCGCGTTATACCGGGACCGAACACCTGATACATTATGGTGCCGATGACAACGCTTCGGGGACTGCTGGAGTGCTTGAACTGTCCCGATATTTTATTCAACAGCCCGAACCATCAAACTACTCGCTTCTTTTTATAGCCTTTTCAGGCGAAGAGACCGGCATTCTTGGCTCAAATCATTTTGCAAAGAATATGACAGTCGCGCCAGACAAGATCCGTATGATGCTCAATATGGACATGATTGGCCGCCTGAAAGTTGAAGACAGCGGATTGGGCATTTTCGGAACCGGAACGGCAGAGGCATTCAAGACTTACTTCGCCACCTATTCCCGGTCGGATATGAAAATGACATTCAAAGAGACCGGCACCGGCCCTTCCGATCATACGGCCTTTTACAACGCAAGCATTCCGGTCCTTTTCTTCTTCACTGGCCAGCACGAGGACTATCATAAACCCTCAGATATTGCCTCCAAAATAAACCTCGAAGGGACCCGCAGAGTGCTTGGCGTTGTCACAGAGATTATATCCCATTTTGACAGCACCCAGACCACTCTCGCTTTTCAGAAAACCAAAGACGAAACCGGACAAATGGCACGCTCCTTCTCTGTGACGCTTGGAATAATGCCCGACTACATCGCCGAGGTTGTGGGATTGCGGGTCGATGGCGTGTCCGCGAACAGGCCAGCCGAGCGGGCAGGCATTCTTCGGGGTGATGTCATTATCAAGCTCGGTGATTATAAAATTGATGACATCAACGCCTATATGTCGGCACTTGGAAAATTCCGCAAAGGACAAAGCACACAGGCGCTTGTCATTCGGGAAAATGATACGCTCAATCTCAAAGTGGAATTCAAGTAGAGATTAAAGACCAAATCGAGGACAAAGAGTCTTCGCAACGACTCAAGCGTTCTGTGGTGTCGGGCGCCCCGCCTGACACGTTAATATCTCTTCGCGCGGGACGTCCCTGTCGCGCGCCAACATTAAGATCACACCGCAAGCGGTGTGCTACAAGAAATCAAAGCAGACATTTCCAGTACGTCGTTGCGAGGAGTTCCGTATCAAACGGGACGACGCTGCAATCTCAGTTCATCCCGTCCTAACAATAATCTGCCTTGACTTATCCCTGAAAACCGCTATTCTATCTAAGTGTAGAAGTACACTTGTTCTCTTAAATCTTTAGGACTGG
Protein-coding sequences here:
- a CDS encoding ComF family protein, whose translation is MMAHKLFSAGLIADLIDFIFPALCAGCGSYCENRSGLCELCNKQIQTFSKPFCLACLTQADIEKKCPHCKEVMTPLFAYGDYSGPLKEIIRQLKFHGVTTPVNSIAGRLHAQFADLIEPLTADTLVPIPLYSGREYHRGYNQAELFAQAINGQCSMSVNTDLLFRNVKKKEQAKLRFEDRIENIKNVFEYAEPADDNQSGLRIILVDDVITSGETVKEAKKILEQNGHFVVGVMAMAHGV
- a CDS encoding M28 family peptidase translates to MKGFLMLKAYFYIIGLSLALAADTRSSGYTISTDSIFKHISILASDSMEGREVGEPGELKAAQYIASIFMASGLTPKGDNNSWFQYFEFTKGTEYGQGNTLLINGKLLRLHEEYVPLLQSSSGVFVLNEVMDLGYGINSGDGQYNDYDGKSVEGKPVLIRRYAPSADSFPHVDFDKFSSLTDKIATAIDNKVSAIFFVTPLNQDDTIPSMAATRIAVKEIPIIWLKRAGLKKLGLDLQKPKITRVSGNTDLVRVKDTGMNVIGFIQGKSDSTVIVGGHYDHLGWGNAASRYTGTEHLIHYGADDNASGTAGVLELSRYFIQQPEPSNYSLLFIAFSGEETGILGSNHFAKNMTVAPDKIRMMLNMDMIGRLKVEDSGLGIFGTGTAEAFKTYFATYSRSDMKMTFKETGTGPSDHTAFYNASIPVLFFFTGQHEDYHKPSDIASKINLEGTRRVLGVVTEIISHFDSTQTTLAFQKTKDETGQMARSFSVTLGIMPDYIAEVVGLRVDGVSANRPAERAGILRGDVIIKLGDYKIDDINAYMSALGKFRKGQSTQALVIRENDTLNLKVEFK